The Streptomyces sp. NBC_00659 genomic interval CTTCTCCGGGGCTCCGGCCTCGTCCTTCTCGGGCATCACGAGCTGCCAGGTCTGCGAGGACGGCTCGTAGCGCACCTTGAAGGCGTCGGTGTGCTCGCCGGCCTGGGAGAGCACGGTCATCGGGTGCGCGGGCTCGGAGTCGGCGAGCCGCACGACGGCGCCGACGGTGAAGCTGTCCCCGGTGTCCACGGCCGGTCCGTCGGTGGCGGCGTAGCCGCTCTCACCGTCCAGGTGCAGATGCCCGTCGCCGACCAGCGCCATCTCGGGGCAGTCGGGGTCGATCCCCGGGCTGCAGGAGCCGTCGGAGCCCCGGTAGAGGGTCGCCCCGGTGCCGAGCCGCAGCGGGGAGCCGCCCGCCTGCTCGGGGCTCGCGCCGTCCGTCGCGTTCTCCAGCGACCAGCGGCCGAGCTTCTTCGGCGTGCGGTGTGCCAGTTCGGAGACCTCACCCGGTACGACGACCCGGTCGTGGACCCGTACGTCACCGAGGTCGCCGTGCCAGCGGTCGCGGTAGCCCGAGGCGTCGCGCTCGCGGCCGATCTGGAAGGCCCCGGCCGCCTCGGCGGGCGTCGCGGCCGCCGCGGTGCCGGTCTCGCGGCCGTTGACGTACAGCCGCGCCTTGCCGGTCTCCGCGTCGTACAGGCCCAGGACGTGGGCCCATTCGCCGGTCTCGGGCGCGCCGCCGGAGACCCGCGCGCCGCCGATCGCGAACGACCAGGCCGGGCCGGAGTCCTCGGCGCGCAGGCCGAGCGAGAAGCCGGGCGAGCCGTCCGCGTCCTGGGAGGCGGCCGTCATGGTCCGGCCGGTCTCGGCGGGCCGCACCCAGGCGCTGACCGCGAAGGACTTGCGGGTGTCGGTGGCGGGAGCGTCCGGGGTGAGGAAGCCGTCGCCGCTGCCGTCCAGTGAGACGGACGAGGTGATGGAGGTGCCTGCGGGCGCGGTGCCGCCGAAGGTCACGCCGGTGCCCGCGCGGGCGGCGGTGCCGGTCTCGGCGGCGGCCGAGCCGGACCCCGCGGGGTCGGTCAGTTTCCAGCGAGCGACGGGGGCGCGGCCGGACTGGATGCGGATCCAGTACGTGGTGACGCCACTGATGCGGCCGGAGCGGTCGACCGCCTGGACGCTGAGGTAGTCCGTGCCGGACCGCACCGGGAGGAAGCGGATGGTGGCGGGACCGCCCATCTCGTCCGGACGCACGGTCGTCTGCGGGCCACCGATGAAGTTGTAGCGGTACCCGACCACGTCGGGAGAGGGGGAGTCCATCGTGAACGTGCCGTAGACACCGACGCCGTCCTGGATCTGGTCCTCCGGATAGTCCGGCGATGCGACGACCGCCTTGTCCGGGCTCACGTCGTCGTACACGAACGAGCAGACCGATCCTGCGCCCTGGTCGCTCCACGCCGAGGTGGCCTGGCCGTCGTTCGCGCGGACGTGCCAGGAGACGACCGTGTTCGCGGGGATGTCGGAGGGCAGCTGCCAGCTCCGCCGCGTCCCCGACAGGGCCTCGTTGGTGCTGAACGTACGACGCTGCTCGGCTCCGGCCGAGTCCGTCCACCAGGCCTCGAAGTCGCCCTTGACCCGGTTGGCCTCGTAGGGCTGGTTGTCCTCCTCCGGGTCGTACAGCACGGCGCTGAGCGTCGGCGCCACCGATACGTACACGGTGTCGGCGCCCGTCGCGCACGCTCTGCCCTGGGTCGCCAGATCCGCGACGAGCGGCTGTTTCGGCGGCAGGTTGTCGAGTGCGTACGCGGTGCCGGCCGCGGTGGTCAGCAGCGCCACCGCGCAGCACCCCACCGTCAGCCGTCCTCGCGCGACCGCCCTTCCAGAATTCTTCAAGTCGCCCTCCCCTGTTGGTACTTGAGGCTCGTTGATCAAGCGAGCCGCATGAAACTAACAGGGAGCACCGACAGGACGGAAAGGGATTTCCCTCAGTCCAGTACCGGCAGCAGTTCGGGCAGATGCCCGTCCGAGGCGGCCGCCGCGCGCTGCCGCTCCTGGGGGACCTCGCCGTAGAGGGTGGTGCGGGGCCTGGCGGGGCGGCCCGCCGCCTCGGCCACCGCGACCAGCTCCTTGACCGACTTGTAGGAGCCGTAACTGGAGCCCGCCATACGGGAGATGGTCTCCTCCATCAGCGTGCCGCCCAGGTCGTTGGCGCCGGAGCGGAGCATCTCGGCCGCGCCCTCGGTGCCCAGTTTGACCCAGCTGGTCTGAATGTTGGGGATGTGCGGGTGCAGCAGGAGGCGGGCCATCGCCATGACCGCGCGGTTGTCGCGGGTCGTCGGGCCGGGCCGCGCGATGCCGGCCAGGTAGACGGGGGCGTTGGTGTGGATGAAGGGGAGGGTCACGAACTCCGTGAAGCCGCCGGTCTGCTGCTGGATGCGGGAGAGCGTGCGGAAGTGGCCGAGCCAGTGACGGGGCTGGTCGACATGGCCGTACATCATGGTGGAGGACGAGCGGATGCCGAGTTCGTGGGCCGTGGTGACCACCTCGATCCAGGTCGCCGCGGGCAGTTTGCCCTTCGTCAGGACCCAGCGGACCTCGTCGTCCAGGATCTCCGCGGCCGTGCCGGGGATGGTGTCCAGGCCCGCTTCCTTGGCCGCCGTCAGCCACTCGCGGATGGACAGGCCGGTGCGGGTGGCGCCGTTCACCACTTCCATCGGGGAGAAGGCGTGGACGTGCATGCCGGGGACGCGCTCCTTGACCGCCTTCGCGATGTCGAAGTAGGCGGTGCCGGGCAGGTCCGGGTGGATGCCGCCCTGCATGCACACCTCGACCGCGCCGAGGTCCCAGGCCTGGGCGGCGCGGTCCGCGACCTGGTCCAGGGAGAGCGTGTAGGCGTCGGCGTCCGTGCGGCGCTGGGCGAAGGCGCAGAAACGGCAGCCGGTGTAACAGACGTTGGTGAAGTTGATGTTGCGGGTGACGATGTACGTGACGTCGTCGCCGACCGCCGCTCTGCGGACGTCGTCGGCGATCCGGCACAGGGCGTCAAGGGCGGGTCCGTCGGCGTGCAGCAGCGCGAGGGCTTCGTCGTCGGTCAGCTTCGTCGGGTCGTCGGCCGCGGTCGCCAGGGCGGCCCGTACGTCCGTGTCGATCCGGGACGGCACCATCCCGGGGGCCGCGGCCTCCCGCAGCGCCTCCCAGTCGCCGTACACGGTGTCGAAGTCGTCGCGGCGGTCGCCGGTGCGGCCCTCGGTGTCGATGGTGTGGTGCAGATCGGTGCGCCCCGAGGACGTGAAGGCCTCCTCGGGCTCCTGCCACGGGTGGCCCTCCACGACCGCGTCCGGAAGCGCGAGACCCGTCTCCGGGTCCGCCAGGGCCCGTACGTGGGGCAGCAGACGGGGGTCCAGCCAGGGCTCACCGCGCTGCACGAACTCCGGGTACACACACAGTCGTTCGCGGAGTTCGAAGCCCGCCTCGGCCGACCGCTCGCGCAGCAGCTCGATCTGCGGCCAGGGGCGCTCCGGGTTGACGTGGTCGATGGTCAGCGGCGAGACCCCGCCCCAGTCGTCGATCCCCGCGCCGATGAGCCGCCCGTACTCGCTGTCGACCAGGTTGGGCGGGGCCTGGAGGCAGGCGGCCGGGCCCATGATGTGCCGGGCGACGGCGACGGTGGCGATCAGCTCGTCCAGTTCCGCGTCCGGCATGCCGCGCATCGCGGTGTCCGGCTTGGCGCGGAAGTTCTGGATGATCAGTTCCTGGATGCCGTGGTGGGACCGGGAGACGCGGCGCAGCGCGAACAGGGAGTCGGCGCGCTCCTCGTAGGTCTCGCCGATGCCGATCAGCAGCCCGCTGGTGAAGGGGACGGAGGAGCGGCCGGCGTCCTCCAGGACCCGCAGCCGGACGGCGGGCTCCTTGTCCGGGGAGCCGTGGTGCGGGCCGCCGGGCTCGGACCACAGCCGGGTCGCGGTCGTCTCCAGCATCATGCCCATCGACGGGGCGACCGGCTTGAGCCGCTGGAAGTCGGTCCACGACATCACACCCGGGTTGAGGTGCGGCAGCAGGCCCGTCTCCTCCAGGATGCGGATCGAGATGGCCCGTACGTAGGCGATCGTGTCGTCGTAACCGTGCGCGTCCAGCCATTCGCGGGCCTCGGGCCAGCGGTCCTCGGGCTTGTCGCCGAGGGTGATCAGGGCTTCCTTGCAGCCGAGTTCGGCTCCCCGGCGGGCGATGTCGAGGACCTCGTCCGGGGACATGAACATCCCGTGGCCGGCCCGGCGCAGCTTGCCGGGGACGGTGACGAAGGTGCAGTAGTGGCACTTGTCCCGGCACAGCCGGGTCAGCGGGATGAAGACGCTCTTGGAGTACGTGATGACACCGGACCGGCCGGCCGCCTCCAGCCCCGCGTCCCTGACCCGCGCGGCGGAGGCGGCCAGGTCGTCCAGGTCCGTGCCGCGTGCCTGGAGCAGCACCGCGGCCTCGGTCACGTCGAGCGCGACACCGTCCCGGGCGCGTCTGAGCGCACGCCGCATGGAGTTCGCCGTCGGCCCGGATCCGGGAGTCGTGCCCGTAGCGGAGGTCGTCATCCTTCGAGCATACGGTCGAGGTGATCAGGTATCGGCGGGCGTGCCCGATTCGGGGCGCGCGTCATCTGTCGGTCTCCCCGCAAGCCGTCGATTCCCCCGGTGTGCACCCGCGTTCACCGCCCGCTCGCACAGTGGTCCGTGGCACTTCGCATCACTCATGTCACTGTCACACCCGGCCCCAGGGGAGCAGCAGTATGTGCGAGGACGACCACGGCATCGGCAGACGCGCGCTGTTCGTGACGGGAGCGGCGGCCGCGCTTACGTTGGGAAGCGTGACCTTCCCCAGCGGCGCGCACGCGGAAGCGGCGGACGACCAGGAGACGCGGACAGTGCGCGGCACCCTCCCCACCGGCTCCCCCGACTTCGTGTATCTCCCGGTCGAAGTACCGGCCGGGGTCGCGGAGATCAAGGTCTCCTACACCTACGAGAGGCCGTCCGTCCCGGCCGGCACGGCGGGCAACGCCCTGGACATCGGCATCTTCGACGAGCACGGCACGGAGCTGGGCGGCCGGGGTTTCCGGGGCTGGTCGGGCGGCGCGCGCACGGAGTTCTTCATCCGCTCGGACGACGCGACCCCCGGCTACATCCCCGGGCCGGTCCGCCCCGGCACCTGGCACATCGCGCTCGGCCCGTACACGGTGGCGCCGCAGGGACTGGCGTACGAGGTCACGATCACCCTCACGTACGGGAAGCCCGCCCCGGCTACGGAACCGGTGTACCCGCCCTCGCGTGCCAAGGGCCGCGGCCGTGCCTGGTACCGGGGCGACTGCCATCTGCACTCCTGGTACTCGGACGGCCGCCGCACGCCCGCCGAGATCGCGGCGCTGGCGCGGGCGGCGGGCCTGGACTTCATCAACTCCTCGGACCACAACACGCATGCCGCGCATCCGCACTGGGCGGACCAGGCGGGCGACGATCTGCTGATCATGCTGGGCGAGGAGGTCACCACGCGCAACGGGCACGTGCTGGCGCTCGGCACGGAGCCCGGGACCTTCGTCGACTGGCGCTACCGGGCCCGCGACAACCGCTTCGGCCGGTTCGCGCGCCGGATCCGCGGGGCCGGCGGGCTCGTGGTGCCCGCGCACCCGCACGCCACCTGTGTCGGCTGCGGGTGGAAGTTCGGCTTCGGCGAGGCGGACGCGGTCGAGGTGTGGAACGGCCCGTACACCCCCGACGACGAGGTCGCCCTCGCCGACTGGGACAGCATGCTGGTCGCCTCCGTGCGCGGGGGACACGACTGGCTCCCGGCGATGGGCAACAGCGACGCGCACCGCTCCCCCGACCCGGTCGGCAGCCCGCAGACGGTCGTCCTCGCCGATGACCTGACCCGCGAGGCGATCCAGGAGGGCATCCGCGCGGGCCGTTCCTACATCGCCGAGTCGAAGCTGATCTCCCTCACCTTCTTGGCGTCCGGCGCGAAGGGTGAACACGCGGGCATCGGGGAACGGTTGAGGGTCGCTCCGGACGCCCCGGTCACCGTCCGCCTGGAGGTCACCGGCGCCCCGCGCTGCACGGTCCGCTTCGTCACCGACCAGGGCGTGCTGTTCACCAGCGACCCGCTGCCGGTCGCGGGCTCCGGAACGGTGGAGTGGCGTACGACGGCGTCCTACGCGGCGTACGTCCGCGCGGAGCTGCGCCACGAGACGGCGGCGGGGCCGGTGCCGGGGGCGCTGGCGGCGTTCACGAATCCGGTCTTCCTGGGGGCGTAGCCCGAGGCGGGCGTGAGGGAACACGGCCTCCCTCACGCCCGCCCCTGACAGCCCTGAGTTCTCGTTGATCCGATTCTGACTCTGGTGCCGGCTCTAGTTCTGGTAGACCTTGTTGGTGCCCGCGCCGCCGGAGAGCTTGTCCGTGCCCGTGCCGCCGTGCAGCAGGTCGTTGCCGGTGTTGCCGTAGATCGTGTCGTTGCCGCTGTCGCCGTACAGCTTGTCGTTGCCCCTGCCGCCGTAGACGAAGTCGGCACCGGCGCCGGCGTGGATGACGTCGTTGCCGTCGTCACCGAACAAGCCGCTTGTGTCCTGCCCAGTGGCGGTGCCGGTGAGACTGTCGTTGCCGGGCCCGCCTTGGCACGTGGATTCGCAGTTGGTGAGCGTGTCGTTGCCCGCGCCACCGTCTGCACCCTCGCCGTAGACGCCCCCGCCGCCATCGAGGCGGTCGTTGCCGTCTCCCCCGTACAAAACGGTGCCGAGGTCGCCCTTGATGACGTCGTTGCCCTTGCCGCCGGAGATCGTGGCCAACGCGCCGGTGGCGGTCGCGGTGTCGTTGCCGTCACCGAGGTCGGCGTTGTAGTCGTCCATGTCGCCGGTGCCGCCCACGCCGATCACCGCCGTGCACTCGACGACCTTGTGATCGGTCGCCGACGGATAGGTGCACTTGTCCGTGGAGATGGTGATGTTGTAATTGTCGCGGAAGGTGATGCGGAGGTAGTGGTAATCCTCGGAGCCGGCGTCGACCTCCTTCGTGGTGACTCTCAGGTTGTTGGTCTGTCCGGCGGCGGCCTTGTACGAGAACGTGCCGTAGGTGGCGCGGGTGAGCGTGGCCGAACTCGCCGTGGCCGCCTGGGCGGTGGACACCGAGAACAGGCCTCCGCCGAGAGCGAGACCGAGAGCGGCGGTGGCGGAAATTGCCCTTAACGTGCGCATGCGGAAATAACCCTTCGCGGAATCAGTGATGATCAGGCCCGACGAAGAAAAGCGCCGGTGAATTCGCCGTCACCGCTGCCACCGTCGTCACGGCGGTCGGTGATCGGTGATCAAGTCGTGAGCCCGCACCTACGTGCGGGGCTGTTGTTGTTTCTGGTTCGCACGTTTGGACACCGCACCCCGGGCGGGGGTTGTAGCGGAATTCCGCTCAGTTCCCGCAGGCGACTTGGATTCCCCTGCCATTAACCGGCCGGACACCGGCATGCCGCCTTCTCTTCGGTTCACCGGGCCCCCGCCCCGCCCCCGCACTCCGCCCACAGCAGTTTCCCGCCTCTCGACGCGCCGATCTCGCGCAGCACGGACACGCCCCACGCGTCGGCGCAGGCCCGTACGAGGTGCAGGCCGCGGCCGCGTTCGGCTTCCGCCGGGGATACGGAGGTGTGGGGCCGCCCGTAGCCGGGCGGGACTCTCGGGTCGGTGTCCCAGACGGCGACCGTCAGCCGGTCCGGCTCGGTCGAGAGGACGCGGAGGGCGTACGTGCCCCGGGTGTGCAGGTGGGCGTTGGTGAGCAGTTCGGACGCCACGAGTTCGGCGGTGGGGGCGAGTTCCGTGAGGTCGTGGGCGGCGAGGACGGTGCGGAGGGTGGCTCGGGCGATACCGGGGGCGCGGGGATCGTGCGGGAGTTGGAGGGTGTAGGCCCAGGGCGGCGATACCGTGGTCATCGGAAGTCTCCGATCACGAGAGGGGGTTGGCTCTTCGTTTCCGGTGCCCAGTGACCTGGCCGCTCCGTCGAACGGGGTTCTTCTGGGCGGGGCGCCTGCATACGAAGATACGGCTCCCGCAAATGAAATTTGCGCGAGTTCGAGATGATCCTGCCCGACTTCCCTCGTATGGGTGACGACTCAACTGGACTTGCGCGCCTGAGGAGTTCGCATGACCGCACGGCCTGCCCCCACGGCACGGCGAATTCGCCTGGCCGTAGAGCTGCGCAAGATGCGCGAGCGCGCGGGCCTGACGTCAACCGAGGCGGCGCGTGCCCTCGGAACGAGCCAAGGGCAGCTCTCCAACGTCGAAGTGGCGCGGTTCGGCGTGAGCCCCGACCGCATCAGGTCCCTGGCCCGCTTGTACTCGTGCCCCGATCAGGCCTTCGTCGAAGCCCTGGCCGAGATGGCGACGGACAAGACGCGAGGCTGGTGGGAGGCGTTCCGCGAGACCCTGCCTTCAGGGCTGCTCGACCTCGCCGAACTGGAATATCACGCCACTGCCGTTCGCACGGCGTACACCACCCACATCTCGGGGCTGCTCCAGACCCGTGAGCACGCTCGCGAGATCTTCCGCCACGTGATCCCCGCCCCCACTCCCCCGGAGATCGAACACCGTGTCGCGCACCGCATCATGCGGCAGGACGTCATCTACCGTCCCGACCCGGTTTCGTACCGGACCGTCATCCACGAAGCGGCCCTGCGCATCCGTGTCGGCGGACGGGAGGTGGCTCGCGCCCAGCTGCAGCACCTGCTCTACATGAGCGAGCGGGAGCACATCACCGTGCGGGTGCTTCCCTTCGAGGTCGGAGCGTTTCCGGGGTCGGGCCAGTCCATCAACTACCTGTACGGGCCCGTCCCTCAGCTCGACACAGCACAACTCGACCAGTTCCACGGTCCCGTGTTGCTGGACGCCGAGGCACTCTTGGAGAAATACCGGAACCTTCTCGACGTCGTCGAGGACGCCGCCCTGAGCCCCGAGAAGTCCCGGGATCTCATCCACGCCATCGCCCAAGACCTGTAGAGGAGCCCCCATGCCAACTCACAACTGGCAGAAGTCGACCTACTGCCAGGAGGGCGACGCCTGCCTCCACGTCGCCGTCTCCACCACCGCAGAAACGGTCCACCTGACCGAAAGCGGCGACCCCGCCCACTCCATACTCTCGACCACCCCGGCCGCCTTCGACGCCCTTCTGCGAGCGCTCAAGAGAAACAGCCGCTGCTGAAGGACCTCAGGTCGTGTCCTGACCGCCCTGAGGAAGGGACAGGTCGGCCACGACGGCCGCGTGGTCCGAGGGCCACACCCCGTCAACCGGCTCGTCCCCGGCCCGCCGTACGGACCGGACGTGCCCGAGGCCGCCGGGGCCGGGCGTGCCGACGTGGACGTAGTCGATGCGCACGGCGGGACTGTGCGGGCCGACATGGGCGTTCGCCGGGTCCCAGGTGGCCGAGGGTGCCGTCGGGTCGGCGTACTCCCAGGCGTCGAGGAAGACCTGTCCGGGAACCGCGGGGGACGTCTTGTATCCCCCGAACAACCGGATCTCGTCGGAGTCCGGCCAGGCGTTGAAGTCACCCGTGACGACCGGGGGGAAGTCGGTGCCGCCCCGGTGCGCGGAGACGAACTCCGCGAGGGCGGTGACCTGTTCGCGGCGTACGCCCGAGGCGTGGACGGCCGAGGTGAGGTGGGTGGTGAAGAAGGGCACCTCGTGGGTGGGCGTGGCCAGGCGGGCGTGAAGGGCGAGCCGTCCGTCGTAGAGCTCTTCGGGGGCAGGCAGCCGCAGCACCTCCTGCGCCACCACCGGCCAACGGCTCAGCACGGCGTTGCCGACGTCGACCGTGCTGTCCCCGATCCGCCGCTGCCAGCGGTCCGAGGCGTCGGAAGCCGCCCAGGTCCAGTGCATTCCGAGCTCGTCCGCGAGCCACCCGGCGAGGTTCTGGCCGCCGCACTCCCAGACCTCCTGCAACCCGACCACGTCGGGCCGCAGTTCGCGCAGCACGGCCAGGATGGCTTTCTGCCGTTCTTCCCAGGGCCCGAACCGCCACCAGAGGTTCCAGGTCACAACCCGCATCCGCAGCCACCTGCTTCTGTCGCACGACATCGGGGACCATTGAAACAACTCCCTTGTGCCACACACCAGCCCGGACAGGAGCCCCACGGACCATGGCCCGTCTCACCGACCTCAGGTTCCGCACCACGACCGCCTTCCAGCGGCATCTCGTCAACCCGCTCGCGCGCCGGATGCCGTTCCAGACTCTCCTGGAGACCACCGGCCGTGTCTCCGGCCTGCCCCGGCGCACCCCGCTCGGCGGCCGCCGCGTCGGTGACGCCTTCTGGCTGGTCTCGGAGTTCGGCGAACGGTCGCAGTACATACGCAACATCCAGGCGGACTCGAGGGTGCGGGTGCGGCTCCGCGGGCGCTGGCACGAGGGCACGGCGCACCTCCTCCCGGACGACGACCCGGTGGCCCGGCTGCACACCCTGCCCCGGGGCAACAGCACGGCGGTACGGCTGATCGGTACGGGGCTGCTGACGGTGCGGGTGGACCTGCGGGGGTGAG includes:
- a CDS encoding ATP-binding protein — encoded protein: MTTVSPPWAYTLQLPHDPRAPGIARATLRTVLAAHDLTELAPTAELVASELLTNAHLHTRGTYALRVLSTEPDRLTVAVWDTDPRVPPGYGRPHTSVSPAEAERGRGLHLVRACADAWGVSVLREIGASRGGKLLWAECGGGAGAR
- a CDS encoding DUF397 domain-containing protein; translated protein: MPTHNWQKSTYCQEGDACLHVAVSTTAETVHLTESGDPAHSILSTTPAAFDALLRALKRNSRC
- a CDS encoding CehA/McbA family metallohydrolase, with product MCEDDHGIGRRALFVTGAAAALTLGSVTFPSGAHAEAADDQETRTVRGTLPTGSPDFVYLPVEVPAGVAEIKVSYTYERPSVPAGTAGNALDIGIFDEHGTELGGRGFRGWSGGARTEFFIRSDDATPGYIPGPVRPGTWHIALGPYTVAPQGLAYEVTITLTYGKPAPATEPVYPPSRAKGRGRAWYRGDCHLHSWYSDGRRTPAEIAALARAAGLDFINSSDHNTHAAHPHWADQAGDDLLIMLGEEVTTRNGHVLALGTEPGTFVDWRYRARDNRFGRFARRIRGAGGLVVPAHPHATCVGCGWKFGFGEADAVEVWNGPYTPDDEVALADWDSMLVASVRGGHDWLPAMGNSDAHRSPDPVGSPQTVVLADDLTREAIQEGIRAGRSYIAESKLISLTFLASGAKGEHAGIGERLRVAPDAPVTVRLEVTGAPRCTVRFVTDQGVLFTSDPLPVAGSGTVEWRTTASYAAYVRAELRHETAAGPVPGALAAFTNPVFLGA
- a CDS encoding bifunctional FO biosynthesis protein CofGH: MTTSATGTTPGSGPTANSMRRALRRARDGVALDVTEAAVLLQARGTDLDDLAASAARVRDAGLEAAGRSGVITYSKSVFIPLTRLCRDKCHYCTFVTVPGKLRRAGHGMFMSPDEVLDIARRGAELGCKEALITLGDKPEDRWPEAREWLDAHGYDDTIAYVRAISIRILEETGLLPHLNPGVMSWTDFQRLKPVAPSMGMMLETTATRLWSEPGGPHHGSPDKEPAVRLRVLEDAGRSSVPFTSGLLIGIGETYEERADSLFALRRVSRSHHGIQELIIQNFRAKPDTAMRGMPDAELDELIATVAVARHIMGPAACLQAPPNLVDSEYGRLIGAGIDDWGGVSPLTIDHVNPERPWPQIELLRERSAEAGFELRERLCVYPEFVQRGEPWLDPRLLPHVRALADPETGLALPDAVVEGHPWQEPEEAFTSSGRTDLHHTIDTEGRTGDRRDDFDTVYGDWEALREAAAPGMVPSRIDTDVRAALATAADDPTKLTDDEALALLHADGPALDALCRIADDVRRAAVGDDVTYIVTRNINFTNVCYTGCRFCAFAQRRTDADAYTLSLDQVADRAAQAWDLGAVEVCMQGGIHPDLPGTAYFDIAKAVKERVPGMHVHAFSPMEVVNGATRTGLSIREWLTAAKEAGLDTIPGTAAEILDDEVRWVLTKGKLPAATWIEVVTTAHELGIRSSSTMMYGHVDQPRHWLGHFRTLSRIQQQTGGFTEFVTLPFIHTNAPVYLAGIARPGPTTRDNRAVMAMARLLLHPHIPNIQTSWVKLGTEGAAEMLRSGANDLGGTLMEETISRMAGSSYGSYKSVKELVAVAEAAGRPARPRTTLYGEVPQERQRAAAASDGHLPELLPVLD
- a CDS encoding LamG domain-containing protein; protein product: MDSPSPDVVGYRYNFIGGPQTTVRPDEMGGPATIRFLPVRSGTDYLSVQAVDRSGRISGVTTYWIRIQSGRAPVARWKLTDPAGSGSAAAETGTAARAGTGVTFGGTAPAGTSITSSVSLDGSGDGFLTPDAPATDTRKSFAVSAWVRPAETGRTMTAASQDADGSPGFSLGLRAEDSGPAWSFAIGGARVSGGAPETGEWAHVLGLYDAETGKARLYVNGRETGTAAAATPAEAAGAFQIGRERDASGYRDRWHGDLGDVRVHDRVVVPGEVSELAHRTPKKLGRWSLENATDGASPEQAGGSPLRLGTGATLYRGSDGSCSPGIDPDCPEMALVGDGHLHLDGESGYAATDGPAVDTGDSFTVGAVVRLADSEPAHPMTVLSQAGEHTDAFKVRYEPSSQTWQLVMPEKDEAGAPEKVVSQVEFADGGEGLGHRIAVVYDDAADTIGLYVDGNLEVQARADFANGWHSAGALQVGRAKAGDGWTEYLRGDVDEVQAFEGALSDSKIAQLGMGTDVTP
- a CDS encoding nitroreductase/quinone reductase family protein; the encoded protein is MARLTDLRFRTTTAFQRHLVNPLARRMPFQTLLETTGRVSGLPRRTPLGGRRVGDAFWLVSEFGERSQYIRNIQADSRVRVRLRGRWHEGTAHLLPDDDPVARLHTLPRGNSTAVRLIGTGLLTVRVDLRG
- a CDS encoding helix-turn-helix domain-containing protein; amino-acid sequence: MTARPAPTARRIRLAVELRKMRERAGLTSTEAARALGTSQGQLSNVEVARFGVSPDRIRSLARLYSCPDQAFVEALAEMATDKTRGWWEAFRETLPSGLLDLAELEYHATAVRTAYTTHISGLLQTREHAREIFRHVIPAPTPPEIEHRVAHRIMRQDVIYRPDPVSYRTVIHEAALRIRVGGREVARAQLQHLLYMSEREHITVRVLPFEVGAFPGSGQSINYLYGPVPQLDTAQLDQFHGPVLLDAEALLEKYRNLLDVVEDAALSPEKSRDLIHAIAQDL
- a CDS encoding calcium-binding protein translates to MRTLRAISATAALGLALGGGLFSVSTAQAATASSATLTRATYGTFSYKAAAGQTNNLRVTTKEVDAGSEDYHYLRITFRDNYNITISTDKCTYPSATDHKVVECTAVIGVGGTGDMDDYNADLGDGNDTATATGALATISGGKGNDVIKGDLGTVLYGGDGNDRLDGGGGVYGEGADGGAGNDTLTNCESTCQGGPGNDSLTGTATGQDTSGLFGDDGNDVIHAGAGADFVYGGRGNDKLYGDSGNDTIYGNTGNDLLHGGTGTDKLSGGAGTNKVYQN
- a CDS encoding endonuclease/exonuclease/phosphatase family protein, with the translated sequence MRVVTWNLWWRFGPWEERQKAILAVLRELRPDVVGLQEVWECGGQNLAGWLADELGMHWTWAASDASDRWQRRIGDSTVDVGNAVLSRWPVVAQEVLRLPAPEELYDGRLALHARLATPTHEVPFFTTHLTSAVHASGVRREQVTALAEFVSAHRGGTDFPPVVTGDFNAWPDSDEIRLFGGYKTSPAVPGQVFLDAWEYADPTAPSATWDPANAHVGPHSPAVRIDYVHVGTPGPGGLGHVRSVRRAGDEPVDGVWPSDHAAVVADLSLPQGGQDTT